Proteins encoded in a region of the Neoarius graeffei isolate fNeoGra1 chromosome 3, fNeoGra1.pri, whole genome shotgun sequence genome:
- the LOC132883339 gene encoding histone PARylation factor 1, translating into MAGRGKRKSKSAAQESRQNKRARPEEVEPEVGSNQKVEPSVSEQVREEVEYLYSLRMPLDFYHFWDFCSRLHPENPQDALQDSVGVRLVGPFDIVCGKHTQVSSTPSFHLHWRHYYDPPEFQTVLQGDTHTHLHLGYYRDSPDALPVFVGENEAKKGCTITQMGENLFAALLLLIGRKKRERGGRGSEALEKLEVELKKEAEHLGLPLEQKTKAMKQRDRKVVSKTFHGAGIVVPVDKNDVGYRELPETDAGLKRICKAIVEAENDDERMKAFAPLQEMMTFVQFANDECDYGMGFELGIDLFCYGSHYFSKVIGQLLPMAYTLLQRGVFADIIKAHLTNRSHDNLDQLVAV; encoded by the exons GAGAGCAGACAGAACAAACGGGCGCGGCCTGAGGAGGTGGAGCCAGAGGTGGGGTCTAATCAGAAGGTGGAACCATCAGTATCTGAACAGGTGAGAGAGGAGGTGGAATATTTGTACAGTCTGCGTATGCCACTCGACTTCTACCACTTCTGGGATTTCTGCAGCCGACTGCACCCGGAAAACCCACAAG atgcCCTGCAGGACTCTGTAGGTGTGCGGTTAGTCGGGCCGTTTGATATTGTGTGTGGCAAACACACTCAAGTGTCCTCAACACCCAGCTTCCACCTGCACTGGAGACATTACTATGACCCACCTGAGTTTCAGACCGTCCTCCAGggggacacacacactcacctgcaCCTGGGATACTACAG agaCAGCCCTGATGCCCTGCCAGTGTTTGTGGGCGAGAATGAGGCGAAGAAGGGGTGTACGATTACACAGATGGGGGAGAACCTCTTTGCTGCATTGCT gctATTAATAGGCAGGAAGAAGCGTGAGCGAGGTGGGCGGGGCAGTGAAGCTCTCGAGAAGTTGGAGGTGGAGTTAAAGAAGGAGGCGGAGCATCTGGGTTTACCACTAGAGCAGAAAACCAAAGCCATGAAGCAGAGAGACAGGaag GTGGTCAGTAAGACGTTTCATGGTGCTGGCATTGTGGTGCCTGTTGATAAAAATGACGTGGGATATCGAGAACTGCCTGAGACTGATG ctggacTGAAGAGGATCTGTAAGGCGATAGTGGAGGCTGAGAATGATGATGAGCGGATGAAAGCTTTTGCCCCTCTACAGGAAATGATGACGTTCGTGCAGTTTGCGAATGATGAGTGTGATTATGGCATGGGCTTCGAACTCGGCATTGACCTGTTCTGTTATGGCTCACAT TATTTTTCGAAGGTGATTGGCCAGCTGCTGCCCATGGCGTACACGCTGCTTCAGAGAGGCGTGTTTGCTGACATCATAAAGGCTCATCTCACGAACCGTTCCCATGACAACCTTGATCAGCTGGTGGCTGTATGA